In a single window of the Terriglobales bacterium genome:
- a CDS encoding DinB family protein — protein sequence MPLAPSLQARLETQLDSLDLALAGANETTLRQRPPSGKWSAYENLAHLVRHHASTMYRLQLILKENRPTLPSYRADSDPEWTATVALPSAELLKKLRGLRQQFIEMAGRLSSEQLARVGIHPAFGALSVSQWIDFFLIHEAHHLYVIMNRRLGRD from the coding sequence ATGCCGCTAGCACCCTCATTGCAAGCCCGGCTCGAAACCCAACTTGACTCGCTCGATTTGGCCTTGGCCGGGGCCAATGAGACCACGCTGCGGCAGCGTCCACCTTCAGGTAAGTGGTCGGCGTACGAAAATCTGGCGCACCTGGTCCGTCATCATGCGTCAACCATGTACCGTTTGCAGCTTATTTTGAAGGAAAACCGCCCAACTCTGCCCAGCTATCGCGCGGACAGCGACCCCGAATGGACGGCAACAGTCGCCTTGCCGAGCGCAGAATTGCTCAAAAAGTTAAGAGGGCTTCGCCAACAATTTATCGAAATGGCGGGGCGACTCTCATCGGAGCAGTTGGCCCGTGTGGGCATTCACCCGGCCTTCGGGGCGCTCTCAGTTTCCCAGTGGATTGATTTCTTTCTGATCCACGAGGCGCACCATCTCTACGTGATCATGAACCGCCGCCTAGGGCGCGATTGA
- a CDS encoding SDR family oxidoreductase: protein MSHIHNYGADHKSLRDRVVVITGASSGFGKGAALKFADSGAHLVLAARRKRLLRDLAGECQSLGVQAIAVDADVTDRDEVRKLARRAVEEFGRIDVWVNNAGVATIGRFDEVPMEEHEQVIATNLLGAMYGSYYAVRQFREQGDGTLINVASYLAEGSSPYYASYVASKHGVRGLGMSLRQELEANREDAIYVCTVMPTSMDTPFFEHAANHSGHPVEPIPPVYDPEQVIDTIVDLALNPRPEVVVGRRGKVGRISGKLMPRLTERYMARQVHKLISDRKSARDSSGALFKPMESGTEIHGGWRESGSGLGKVLTAVGITAPAALALAMLARRRGRDLGKAA, encoded by the coding sequence ATGAGTCATATTCACAACTATGGGGCAGACCACAAAAGCCTGCGCGATCGCGTCGTCGTCATCACCGGAGCATCCAGCGGGTTTGGCAAGGGAGCGGCCCTAAAGTTTGCCGATTCTGGAGCACACCTCGTGCTCGCCGCCAGGCGTAAACGTCTTCTCCGGGACCTGGCTGGGGAGTGTCAATCGCTGGGAGTCCAGGCCATTGCTGTGGATGCGGACGTCACCGACCGTGACGAGGTCAGAAAGCTGGCGCGCCGGGCGGTGGAGGAATTCGGCCGGATTGACGTTTGGGTAAATAACGCTGGCGTGGCCACGATTGGACGCTTTGATGAAGTCCCGATGGAAGAGCATGAGCAGGTAATTGCCACCAACCTGCTGGGCGCAATGTATGGGTCCTATTACGCTGTACGCCAGTTTCGTGAGCAGGGCGACGGCACTCTCATCAACGTTGCTTCCTACCTGGCAGAGGGTTCATCACCGTATTACGCTTCCTATGTTGCTTCTAAACACGGGGTTCGTGGGCTGGGCATGAGCCTGCGCCAGGAACTGGAAGCCAACCGGGAGGACGCAATATATGTTTGCACCGTAATGCCGACCTCTATGGATACTCCCTTTTTTGAACATGCCGCGAACCACAGCGGGCATCCAGTGGAGCCGATTCCGCCCGTTTATGACCCTGAGCAGGTGATTGATACGATTGTTGATCTCGCCCTGAACCCGCGTCCCGAAGTTGTTGTCGGCCGTCGCGGAAAGGTGGGGCGGATCAGCGGCAAACTGATGCCAAGACTGACGGAGCGCTATATGGCACGCCAAGTCCACAAGCTCATTAGCGACCGCAAGTCGGCGCGCGACAGCTCGGGCGCACTGTTTAAGCCAATGGAATCGGGGACTGAGATTCACGGCGGCTGGAGAGAGTCCGGCTCGGGCCTAGGCAAGGTCCTCACCGCAGTAGGCATAACCGCCCCAGCCGCACTCGCCCTGGCGATGCTGGCACGCCGGCGCGGACGCGATCTGGGGAAAGCGGCGTGA
- a CDS encoding DUF5670 family protein, translating to MLWALVAILFVLWVLGLGLNFSGGLITYLLLISLAALLLKHLRRNRLAP from the coding sequence ATGCTGTGGGCGTTGGTGGCGATCCTTTTTGTGCTGTGGGTGCTCGGGCTGGGACTGAACTTCAGCGGAGGACTGATCACCTACCTGCTGTTGATTTCGCTGGCCGCCTTGTTATTAAAACACTTACGACGTAATCGCCTTGCTCCCTGA
- a CDS encoding S41 family peptidase produces the protein MSNRLKATILSISLALVVFVAAGGLVVRASSNDGAYRQLGVYSEVLSRIRSEYVEEPNIPQVTDGALHGLLESLDANSSYLNPQQYKEYKAHKKEGKGDIGAAISKRYGYAAVIAVVPGGPADKAGLEGSDIIEAIETKSTRDMSLAEVRDILAGPPGSTISVSVVRARRAEPQKVTLTREIVNLPPVSDKLLQDGIGYIKVSVINKGKAQEIANDLKTLQRDGAKKLILDLRDSADGDEAEGVAIANLFLNHGVITYLQGQKYPRETFNADPQKALTNLPLVVLVNRGTAGAAEVVAGSVLENARGDVVGDKTFGAGSIQKLIEIPDGSALILSIAKYYTPSGKAIQDAAITPNILVADANQDAVLPDEDGNALPRDEEKKIEKQQEDEQLNKAIDVLRSRQAKN, from the coding sequence ATGTCCAATAGACTTAAAGCAACCATCCTGAGTATTTCTCTGGCATTGGTCGTGTTCGTAGCGGCAGGCGGCCTGGTGGTGCGCGCTTCCAGCAATGACGGCGCTTACCGGCAGCTCGGCGTTTATAGCGAAGTTCTTTCACGCATTCGCAGTGAATACGTGGAAGAGCCCAACATTCCGCAGGTGACCGATGGCGCCCTTCACGGGCTGCTTGAGTCGCTGGATGCGAATTCCAGCTACTTGAACCCGCAGCAATATAAGGAATACAAGGCCCACAAGAAAGAAGGCAAAGGTGACATCGGCGCAGCAATCTCTAAGCGCTATGGCTATGCCGCAGTCATTGCAGTCGTTCCGGGTGGACCAGCTGACAAAGCTGGCCTCGAAGGCTCGGACATCATTGAGGCCATCGAAACCAAGAGTACGCGCGACATGTCCTTAGCCGAAGTCCGCGACATCCTTGCCGGGCCTCCCGGATCTACCATCAGCGTCTCAGTAGTGCGCGCGCGCCGCGCCGAACCGCAGAAAGTGACCCTCACGCGCGAGATCGTGAACTTGCCCCCGGTAAGTGACAAGCTGTTGCAGGACGGAATTGGCTACATCAAGGTCAGCGTCATCAACAAGGGCAAGGCGCAGGAGATCGCTAACGACCTGAAGACCCTGCAACGTGATGGGGCCAAGAAACTGATCCTCGATCTACGTGACAGCGCTGATGGAGACGAAGCCGAAGGCGTCGCAATCGCCAATTTGTTTTTGAATCATGGAGTCATTACCTACCTGCAAGGTCAGAAGTATCCTCGCGAGACTTTTAATGCTGACCCGCAGAAGGCACTCACCAACCTACCGTTAGTGGTGCTGGTCAACCGCGGCACGGCAGGTGCGGCCGAAGTAGTGGCGGGCTCGGTCCTGGAGAATGCCCGCGGCGACGTTGTCGGGGACAAGACCTTCGGCGCGGGATCCATCCAGAAGCTGATTGAGATTCCCGACGGTTCGGCCCTGATTCTTTCTATAGCGAAGTACTACACCCCGAGCGGCAAAGCTATTCAGGACGCAGCCATCACCCCCAACATTCTGGTGGCAGACGCTAATCAGGACGCGGTATTGCCGGACGAAGACGGAAACGCCTTACCGCGCGATGAAGAGAAGAAAATCGAAAAACAGCAGGAAGACGAACAGTTGAACAAAGCCATTGACGTCCTGCGCAGCCGGCAAGCCAAGAACTAG
- a CDS encoding SDR family oxidoreductase, translating into MNSQKVVLITGSSSGFGRVIAETLARKGYRVFASMRDSNTKNAARREQLLQLASSEKLALSVVDLDVTDERSVERAVAEVIADAGRIDVLINNAGYALWGLTEAFTLEQAQRIFDTNFFGVVRMNRCVLPHLRRQRSGLIIHVSSGAGRAVLPGMGLYTATKFALEALAESYRYELSQQGVDSISLEPGPFATEIFGKTEPAADVARSAEYGETAKVPQSVFSAIVSSAVPVQEVADLVAKLIETPAGHRPMRTLIGPIVGALQPINDTAGQIQREILTSMGMGNLLTVTSAKSEAA; encoded by the coding sequence ATGAACTCACAAAAGGTGGTCCTTATAACCGGGAGCAGCAGCGGTTTCGGCCGAGTGATTGCTGAGACCTTGGCGCGGAAAGGCTATCGCGTATTCGCCTCAATGCGGGATTCCAACACTAAAAACGCAGCGCGTCGCGAGCAGCTGCTGCAATTGGCCTCGAGCGAGAAGCTGGCGCTTAGCGTGGTGGACCTCGACGTTACCGATGAACGCTCCGTCGAGCGTGCCGTCGCCGAAGTGATTGCGGATGCGGGAAGAATCGATGTTTTGATCAACAACGCGGGCTACGCACTATGGGGACTGACGGAGGCATTCACGCTCGAGCAGGCGCAGCGCATCTTCGACACGAATTTCTTCGGAGTGGTGCGCATGAACCGCTGCGTGCTGCCGCACCTGCGACGCCAACGTTCGGGACTTATTATTCACGTCTCAAGCGGGGCAGGCCGCGCCGTCTTACCGGGCATGGGCCTCTACACGGCAACGAAATTCGCGCTCGAGGCTCTTGCTGAAAGCTATCGGTACGAGCTCTCGCAGCAGGGCGTCGATTCCATCAGCTTGGAGCCGGGACCCTTTGCGACCGAGATCTTCGGTAAGACCGAGCCTGCCGCCGACGTGGCGAGGTCCGCTGAGTACGGCGAAACCGCGAAGGTGCCGCAATCGGTATTCTCAGCCATCGTGTCTTCTGCGGTGCCGGTACAAGAAGTTGCGGACCTAGTCGCCAAATTGATCGAAACACCGGCAGGCCACCGCCCAATGCGGACTCTTATCGGACCAATCGTTGGCGCTCTGCAACCTATCAATGACACGGCTGGCCAAATTCAACGCGAGATCCTGACCTCCATGGGCATGGGGAACCTGCTGACCGTGACAAGTGCGAAGTCAGAGGCTGCGTAA